The following coding sequences are from one Vibrio syngnathi window:
- a CDS encoding endonuclease: MQKTTPKAFCLSVSFYLSIVFGLLVTQSVLAAPPSSFSKAKKEAVKIYLDHPTSFYCGCDITWKNKKKGIPDLDGCGYQVRKQQKRASRIEWEHVVPAWQFGHQRQCWQDGGRKNCTRNDKIFKSMEADLHNLTPAIGEVNGDRSNYNFSQWNGVDGVSYGQCEMQVNFKQRKVMPPDRAKGSIARTYLYMSQEYGFKLSKQQTNLMMAWNKQFPVDDWECTRDQRIYKIQGNHNPFVAKECR; encoded by the coding sequence ATGCAAAAAACCACTCCAAAAGCATTTTGCCTATCGGTGTCATTTTACTTATCGATAGTATTTGGCCTGCTGGTAACCCAAAGCGTGCTCGCCGCTCCACCAAGTTCATTCTCCAAAGCAAAAAAAGAAGCAGTGAAGATTTATCTCGATCACCCTACTTCATTTTATTGTGGCTGTGACATTACTTGGAAGAACAAAAAGAAGGGCATTCCCGACCTTGACGGCTGTGGTTATCAAGTCCGAAAACAGCAAAAGCGCGCAAGTCGAATCGAGTGGGAACACGTGGTTCCAGCTTGGCAATTCGGCCACCAGCGTCAGTGCTGGCAAGATGGCGGGCGCAAGAACTGCACTCGCAATGACAAAATATTCAAGTCCATGGAAGCCGATCTCCACAACCTAACGCCAGCCATCGGTGAAGTAAATGGTGACCGTTCGAACTACAACTTCAGCCAGTGGAATGGAGTGGATGGCGTAAGCTATGGCCAGTGTGAAATGCAGGTCAACTTTAAGCAGCGCAAAGTGATGCCGCCAGACCGAGCAAAAGGTTCTATTGCTCGTACCTATCTCTACATGAGCCAAGAGTATGGTTTCAAGCTATCTAAGCAGCAAACCAACCTGATGATGGCATGGAACAAGCAATTTCCTGTCGATGATTGGGAGTGTACTCGTGACCAACGTATCTACAAGATTCAGGGCAACCATAATCCTTTTGTTGCCAAAGAGTGTCGATAA
- a CDS encoding SprT family zinc-dependent metalloprotease, with protein MSYTPQQHRANKKLAECLAIANQHFSRKFSFPTITYKLRGKAAGKAYLQLNEIKFNPVLFSENEDAFINEVVPHELAHLITHQVFGRVRPHGNEWKYVMEKVFNVPAKTTHSFEITSVQGKTFEYQCECTTYPLSIRRHNKVLRKQSTYRCQQCNQTLAFTGTQLS; from the coding sequence TTGTCTTACACCCCGCAACAACATCGAGCAAATAAGAAACTGGCCGAGTGCCTCGCTATCGCTAATCAACATTTCTCTCGTAAATTTTCATTCCCAACCATCACCTACAAGTTAAGAGGCAAGGCAGCGGGAAAGGCCTACCTTCAACTCAACGAGATTAAATTCAACCCGGTGCTATTCAGCGAAAATGAAGATGCCTTCATCAACGAGGTCGTGCCTCATGAACTTGCACACTTGATCACCCATCAAGTATTTGGCCGCGTTAGACCTCACGGGAATGAATGGAAATACGTGATGGAAAAAGTATTCAACGTACCAGCCAAAACAACTCACAGTTTTGAGATCACCTCAGTACAAGGCAAGACCTTTGAATACCAATGTGAGTGCACCACTTACCCGCTATCAATCAGGCGCCATAATAAGGTACTTCGAAAACAATCGACTTACCGATGCCAACAGTGCAATCAAACCTTAGCCTTTACCGGTACGCAGCTCAGCTAA
- a CDS encoding DUF2189 domain-containing protein: MPRTLNTQDFDDKQKEIKDSEYARTIPCNQVSISAPFHWLSLALHDLVKMPLISAFYGLCFMGAAIAIVQLVQWQGTHLVVMPSLIVYMLIGPFLALGLYDAAWEREKGHNASLLHSMKAITRNSTHQWAFAIVLMVAMIFWMRIAALLHALYPSVQGAPLAEFAPFLITGSVIGFVIASLIFSISAFSIPLMMERRVDVMSAIFTSFNAVKSNISAMVVWASIICAGILVGFATYGIGMIVTMPLLGYGTWHAYHEIIKKKHHV, translated from the coding sequence ATGCCTCGTACATTGAATACACAAGACTTTGACGATAAACAAAAAGAAATCAAAGACTCAGAATACGCTCGTACAATACCATGTAATCAGGTGAGCATTTCAGCGCCCTTTCATTGGTTGTCGCTAGCTCTACACGACTTAGTGAAAATGCCATTAATTAGCGCATTTTACGGTTTGTGTTTTATGGGTGCGGCAATCGCTATCGTTCAACTTGTCCAATGGCAAGGGACGCATTTGGTCGTTATGCCTAGCCTAATCGTATACATGCTAATTGGGCCGTTTCTTGCCCTGGGTTTGTATGACGCAGCCTGGGAAAGAGAAAAGGGACACAACGCTAGCCTACTGCACTCGATGAAAGCCATCACACGCAACTCAACCCACCAATGGGCTTTTGCGATTGTATTAATGGTCGCGATGATATTCTGGATGCGTATAGCTGCGTTATTGCACGCACTCTACCCTTCAGTGCAAGGTGCACCATTGGCTGAGTTCGCTCCCTTCTTAATTACGGGTTCTGTGATTGGTTTTGTTATCGCCAGCCTAATATTTAGTATCTCAGCATTTTCAATTCCACTAATGATGGAGAGACGCGTTGATGTGATGAGCGCAATTTTCACTAGCTTTAATGCCGTGAAATCGAACATTTCTGCGATGGTGGTGTGGGCGAGTATTATTTGTGCCGGTATTTTGGTGGGTTTTGCCACCTACGGCATCGGAATGATCGTCACTATGCCGCTACTTGGCTATGGTACATGGCACGCTTATCACGAGATCATTAAGAAAAAACATCACGTGTAA
- a CDS encoding cobyrinate a,c-diamide synthase, producing the protein MSTAYCSALVVGAPSSGSGKTTVVAALARALVQQGKKVRVFKTGPDFIDPQFLSIASDTPTYQLDLWMCGEAECQHLIYQAALEADVILIEGVMGMFDGKCSSADIAAKFNLPMLAVVDAGAMAQTFGAIVNGLSTFRDDVDVFGVVANRVGSERHAEMLKESLKPETEFCGWLPKDMDLSLPERHLGLVQAQELDDIEERLNHAAQLLLTHGDIPLPAAQAFEKPEHALPVRSASLSGHTIAVARDKSFAFLYQANLDLLVELGATLSFFSPLAHDDLPECDALYLPGGYPELHIDKLALNNALKQQIIAHIEQGKPCLAECGGMLYLNKALTDLESQTENMVGALNAKATMQKKLAALGILEADFNGQMLRGHTFHYSKTDSKETVLTQPVSQYGRPTDPVWIKHSTIASYAHWYFPCNPDLVAKIFKGQLESA; encoded by the coding sequence TTCTTCTGGAAGCGGAAAAACAACCGTGGTCGCCGCTCTAGCAAGAGCTTTGGTTCAACAAGGAAAGAAAGTTCGAGTATTCAAAACCGGGCCTGATTTTATTGACCCCCAATTTTTATCTATTGCATCAGATACGCCTACTTATCAATTGGATTTGTGGATGTGTGGTGAAGCGGAGTGCCAACACTTAATTTATCAAGCAGCGTTAGAAGCGGATGTGATTCTAATTGAAGGTGTCATGGGCATGTTTGATGGCAAATGCTCGAGTGCTGATATTGCCGCTAAATTTAACCTTCCGATGTTGGCAGTGGTAGATGCTGGCGCAATGGCACAAACCTTTGGCGCGATTGTGAATGGCTTATCGACATTCCGTGATGACGTGGATGTATTTGGTGTAGTTGCAAACCGCGTAGGTTCTGAACGTCACGCTGAAATGCTAAAAGAAAGCCTAAAACCTGAAACCGAGTTTTGTGGTTGGTTACCAAAAGACATGGATTTGTCGCTGCCAGAGCGTCATTTAGGTTTAGTACAAGCACAAGAGTTAGATGACATTGAAGAGCGACTCAACCATGCAGCTCAATTACTGTTAACGCATGGTGATATCCCACTTCCTGCTGCACAAGCATTTGAAAAACCAGAACATGCACTTCCGGTCAGAAGTGCATCTTTATCAGGTCACACTATTGCAGTTGCTCGAGACAAGAGTTTTGCTTTTTTGTATCAAGCCAACCTTGATCTGCTGGTTGAATTAGGCGCTACATTATCATTCTTCTCACCACTGGCACATGATGATTTACCAGAGTGTGACGCTTTGTATTTACCGGGAGGTTATCCTGAATTACACATAGATAAGCTGGCGCTCAATAATGCGTTGAAGCAGCAAATCATCGCTCATATTGAACAAGGTAAGCCTTGTTTAGCTGAATGTGGTGGCATGCTGTACCTAAACAAAGCTCTGACAGATTTAGAAAGCCAAACAGAAAATATGGTTGGCGCGTTAAATGCCAAAGCGACTATGCAGAAGAAGCTAGCCGCGCTAGGGATCCTAGAAGCCGATTTTAATGGTCAAATGCTGCGTGGTCATACTTTCCATTATTCAAAGACTGACAGTAAAGAAACGGTACTCACTCAACCTGTCTCTCAATATGGAAGACCTACCGATCCTGTTTGGATAAAGCACAGCACCATCGCTTCTTATGCTCATTGGTACTTCCCGTGTAACCCTGATTTGGTAGCAAAAATATTCAAAGGACAGCTTGAGTCGGCATGA